A genomic region of Ursus arctos isolate Adak ecotype North America unplaced genomic scaffold, UrsArc2.0 scaffold_8, whole genome shotgun sequence contains the following coding sequences:
- the LOC113268750 gene encoding lithostathine-like isoform X1, translating into MFFKQNTDTMLPPLALPSMSWMLLSCLMSLAQVQGEDIQKDVPAPRISCPKGSKAYASHCYALFMTPKSWMDADMACQKRPSGHLVSVLSGAEASFVASLIKNNVNTYSNIWIGLHDPTEGYEPNAGGWEWSSDDVLNYLAWEKDPSTIANPGYCGSLSRSTGYLRWKDYSCGTKLPYVCKFKD; encoded by the exons AACACAGACACGATGCTGCCTCCCCTGGCCCTCCCCAGCATGTCCTGGATGCTGCTTTCCTGCCTGATGTCCCTGGCTCAGGTCCAAG GTGAAGACATCCAGAAGGATGTGCCTGCTCCACGGATCAGCTGTCCCAAAGGCTCCAAGGCTTATGCCTCCCACTGCTATGCTTTGTTTATGACACCAAAATCCTGGATGGACGCAGAT ATGGCCTGCCAGAAGAGGCCCTCGGGACACCTTgtgtctgtgctcagtggggctGAGGCATCCTTTGTGGCCTCCCTGATCAAGAACAACGTGAACACCTACTCAAATATCTGGATTGGGCTCCATGACCCCACAGAG GGCTATGAGCCCAATGCAGGTGGATGGGAGTGGAGTAGCGATGATGTGCTGAATTACCTTGCCTGGGAGAAAGACCCCTCCACTATTGCAAACCCTGGCTATTGTGGGAGTCTGTCAAGAAGCACAG GATATCTGAGATGGAAAGATTACAGCTGTGGTACAAAGCTACCCTATGTTTGCAAGTTCAAGGACTAG
- the LOC113268750 gene encoding lithostathine-like isoform X2: MLPPLALPSMSWMLLSCLMSLAQVQGEDIQKDVPAPRISCPKGSKAYASHCYALFMTPKSWMDADMACQKRPSGHLVSVLSGAEASFVASLIKNNVNTYSNIWIGLHDPTEGYEPNAGGWEWSSDDVLNYLAWEKDPSTIANPGYCGSLSRSTGYLRWKDYSCGTKLPYVCKFKD, from the exons ATGCTGCCTCCCCTGGCCCTCCCCAGCATGTCCTGGATGCTGCTTTCCTGCCTGATGTCCCTGGCTCAGGTCCAAG GTGAAGACATCCAGAAGGATGTGCCTGCTCCACGGATCAGCTGTCCCAAAGGCTCCAAGGCTTATGCCTCCCACTGCTATGCTTTGTTTATGACACCAAAATCCTGGATGGACGCAGAT ATGGCCTGCCAGAAGAGGCCCTCGGGACACCTTgtgtctgtgctcagtggggctGAGGCATCCTTTGTGGCCTCCCTGATCAAGAACAACGTGAACACCTACTCAAATATCTGGATTGGGCTCCATGACCCCACAGAG GGCTATGAGCCCAATGCAGGTGGATGGGAGTGGAGTAGCGATGATGTGCTGAATTACCTTGCCTGGGAGAAAGACCCCTCCACTATTGCAAACCCTGGCTATTGTGGGAGTCTGTCAAGAAGCACAG GATATCTGAGATGGAAAGATTACAGCTGTGGTACAAAGCTACCCTATGTTTGCAAGTTCAAGGACTAG